The Parabacteroides timonensis sequence AACCTGTATAAATATTTTTTATCCAATATTCAAAAACAGGATCCTGAAGTTCAGTTATATTTCCAGGTAAAATATCTATTAGATCTTTTTCCAATGTCGCCTTTCTTAAATTTTTTATATTCGCAGAAGTTCCTAATTTATATTTGGTAAGTATTTCTTTTGATGAAAAGTTAACAACACCATCTGCCACAGCCAATAAAAAGTTGATTTGCTTAGAAGTCAACGTATCAATGATATTTACAAAAAGAAGGCTTAGCTGACCTGTCAGGCCTAAAAATGCCTCTTCTATTATATCTTCGGTACATTTCTTTTTTGTACGTAGCCAAACTTGCTGGCTTAACTGTTGGACATAATACGGATGATCTTTCACCTTTGATGCTATTTTATCACATAAATCTTCCGAAATCTCTTTCCCAGTAGCGGCAAAACGGTTGGAAATAAATGTTATCCAATCTGTTCTGCCTATTTTATGCAAGAATAATATATCACCAAATTTGTAAAAAGGCATGCTATAATCATTGAAAATATCCAGCAACATGTGTCTTTTACTTCCATAAAGGCAATAACAAACTGAGGTTTGTTTTTGCCAATGGGCACGTAATTTACGCTGAAAAGCCAGAGAATCTTCATATTCGTTTATATTCTGAAATTCATCAATGCAAACAATAATTTTCTTACCCGTATCATTAGCTATCACCTGGGGTAAATCCAGTATCTCGTCATAACTTAACTTATTATCTTTAAAGTTAATGCCAAAAGATAATTCGTATGTTTGACTCGTGTCGGACATGGATATAACAGGAGCCATTCGTCCGAGATATTTCTTCACCCCAGAAACGAATTCTTCCCAGGCGGAAGTCGAGACTTTCAACAAAGCATTTGCTAAAGCGATATAAAATTCTTCTTCCGTGCGGCAATTGAAAATATCAACCTGGCAGATATAGTAATCTTTACTTGAATTGAGTAATATCTGTGCCGTTTTATTAACCAAAGACGTTTTTCCCCATCTGCGTGGAGAGATAATAACTGTGTTAACCAGACTGTTGAAGTTCTGAGTAAGTAACTTCACTTCCTGATCCCTGTCAGTGAAGTTCTCCTTATCTGCTATACGACCATAAACGAAGGGAGTATTCATACTTATCTTTACTTTTGATTCATACAAAAGTAAATGAAATATATCTAATCGCCAAGTTTGAAACCAATCGATTTCAAATCATCCTATTTCAAATGTTATAAACATGAAATCAATTTTATTGTGCGTTACCGTGATCTTTTTATAGAAATATCAAATTGACAAAATGTTATCTTATGTACCTGCTGGGAGAGTCGTGTAGAAAGGAAGGGATGATGGCTTGTTTTTATTCAATTGTAGAAGAGTTGACGATGTTGCAAATATTGCAGATACAGATGTATTGGCACCACTTTGATATGCTAAAGCCATAATATTTAATATTTTATTCTAAAAGACTGTTATTTGTGATATTTTAGGCACAAAGAGATTGTTTGATGTTTTAGTGGTTTTGGATACTCAAAAATGTTTCATAACACATAATTAACTTTTCAGGATACGCCTAAATAATAAATTTAGACCTTAATTAACACATGGGTTTGTTTAAACGGGCAAGTATTTCTGCTGCAACAAAAATAAAATTCGTTTAAAACGAGTTTATCTTTGTTTGCTATAGGGTGAAAAATGTGCATCAGCTAAACAATATGTTAATATATGTATATGTTGGTTTTCTGTAAGAGAAGGATTATGGGCTGGGTGTGTCGCAAATACTCTGCTTATTTAGTCAAAATGTTTGCATATTACAACCTATTGCAACAATGTGATATTTGTCCAAAAGCAGAAAACTTCAACTTTTGTCAAGCAATGAAGCCTTATATTGTAGTGACATTTTGAGAATTGATAAGGAATCTTTCAAATGAGTTGGATATATTCTGAACAAAAAAAGTGAACCTCGGTAACCGTTTTCGGCCTGAGGTTCACTTCATTTATGAAAGAATCCTTTTAAAGGAGATGTTTAATAAAAACAATGGCATGCAATGGGATTATTCCCAACCTGCATTTTGCTGTTTCGCTAATGTCGGATTTCTTAAAATATCGTTTAACGGAATAGGCCAGATAAAACGTTTGTCTGTATAAGGAATAAATTTCTTACTGGAACTATACCATTCAGATTTAACTTCTCCGTTTACAACGAATGCACCTACGCCCTTGCTGTTGTTATATTCAATTTTAGCAGGGATACCACCGGAAGGGAATAGATCGTCATTTGCAAGACGATGAATATCTTCCCAACGACGGCCTTCACCGTGAAATTCAATACGACGTTCCCAAAGAATAGCTTCTAACAGCGCTTTGGTATCAGCGAAATCTGAAGCCTTGTAACTTTCCTGTGCCGGATTTGCCAATGATCTGTCGCGCACTTCATTCAACTTCTCAAGAGCTAACGTCTTATTATTACTACGTGCTGCAGCTTCAGCCTCATTCAAAAGCACTTCTGAATAACGGAGAATCGGAGCCCATGCATCCTGAGATGTTGGATCCTGATATTTATCACAGAAATAATATTTGTCGGATTCACGGTATAATAACAAGTTACGACGCTTGTCGTCTTTCGTCCAGTATTTGGAGTTATAAACGGTAGGAGATGACGTTATAATTGCGCGTCCTCCGTCACGTCCCGACATCATCTGACCTAAAGAACCATTGACATCCGGATTATCTTCTGTACTATTTTCGATCGAGAAAACAGATTCTTTGTTGTCTGCTTTTGAAGTAAACGGAGTAGCCGGATCTGCTTCCAATTGGAAACGTCCGCCTTCCAGTTTTTCAGCTTCTTCGATAACTTTAGCCCAATTCCTCATATGCAGATAAACACGGGTCTTTAAAGCGATAGCTGCCCCTTTTGATGCGCGGGATATTTTACCTGCGGTGACAACATCCGGTAATAAACGCTCTGCATCATCCAGATCTTTAAGGATTTGTGCATAAGTTTCAGCAACTGTTGAACGACCAATCAGCAATGCTTCCTGAATGGCTTCCGGTGTATTGATTGCCGTAATATAAAGCGGCATACCATAATTATTATTACCATCCACATTGTAAGGGAGTGCATAATGAACCATCAAATTATGATATGTTAAAGCACGTAGAAACAGACATTCGCCTTTATATTGATTAGCTGTCGCTTCATCGAGTATGCCATTGCTACCGGCATATTCCTGACCTGCATAAACTGTATTGTAACGGTTTATGGCTTCAAAAGAGGTTTCCCACATAGCGACATTATTTGCCGTAGACAAATTGTAGGTCGCCGAATAGGTGTAATCATAAAATACGGCCGTCA is a genomic window containing:
- a CDS encoding AAA family ATPase, which gives rise to MNTPFVYGRIADKENFTDRDQEVKLLTQNFNSLVNTVIISPRRWGKTSLVNKTAQILLNSSKDYYICQVDIFNCRTEEEFYIALANALLKVSTSAWEEFVSGVKKYLGRMAPVISMSDTSQTYELSFGINFKDNKLSYDEILDLPQVIANDTGKKIIVCIDEFQNINEYEDSLAFQRKLRAHWQKQTSVCYCLYGSKRHMLLDIFNDYSMPFYKFGDILFLHKIGRTDWITFISNRFAATGKEISEDLCDKIASKVKDHPYYVQQLSQQVWLRTKKKCTEDIIEEAFLGLTGQLSLLFVNIIDTLTSKQINFLLAVADGVVNFSSKEILTKYKLGTSANIKNLRKATLEKDLIDILPGNITELQDPVFEYWIKNIYTGSLR
- a CDS encoding RagB/SusD family nutrient uptake outer membrane protein, which translates into the protein MLNRKLYKNISVVALGAALISLPLFTACESDVVDLSPVDKFSDLTAYGTPARCELSMIGAYDAAQCGMYINSDNGWQRGYPFGAASIQQGEMRGEDMNLTAVFYDYTYSATYNLSTANNVAMWETSFEAINRYNTVYAGQEYAGSNGILDEATANQYKGECLFLRALTYHNLMVHYALPYNVDGNNNYGMPLYITAINTPEAIQEALLIGRSTVAETYAQILKDLDDAERLLPDVVTAGKISRASKGAAIALKTRVYLHMRNWAKVIEEAEKLEGGRFQLEADPATPFTSKADNKESVFSIENSTEDNPDVNGSLGQMMSGRDGGRAIITSSPTVYNSKYWTKDDKRRNLLLYRESDKYYFCDKYQDPTSQDAWAPILRYSEVLLNEAEAAARSNNKTLALEKLNEVRDRSLANPAQESYKASDFADTKALLEAILWERRIEFHGEGRRWEDIHRLANDDLFPSGGIPAKIEYNNSKGVGAFVVNGEVKSEWYSSSKKFIPYTDKRFIWPIPLNDILRNPTLAKQQNAGWE